AAAAGGGGATATTGTTTCGTATTTCCCAACAATGAATTCTGTTTTGGCGCTTCCTTTTTACCTTCCACTTTTATTTGTGAACACCCCTCCCAATTCTGAATTGATTCCTATTTTTGGAAGGGTGTCGGCGTCCGCTTTTGCCGCTTTATCCGCTGTTTTTGTTTATCTCGTATCTTTAGAACTTATGAAGGATAGGAAAAAATCCTTTCTAATATTTTTTTCCTACGCTTTTGGAACAATTACTTGGGGGCTTTCAAGTCAAACCCTTTGGCAACATAGCCCCAGCCAAATGCTTCTTTCTTTGTCCTTGTATCTTTTGCTGAAAGGGTTAAGAGATGTCCGATTTATTAAATATGCGGGCTTAACTTTGTCCCTCGCGACTTTAGTAAGACCAACGGGAATAATACCGGCATTATTTTTTACGCTGTTTGTATTTCTAAAATATAGAAAAGAAATATTTAAATTTGTTGGACTTTCGTTAATTCCTTTAGTTTTTCAATTTTGGTACAACAATGAGTATTTTGGGGGAATTTTAAAACATTCTTACGAGAGCCAGCAATTTACGAACTGGACGGGAAAATTTCCGGAAGGTTTTTTTGGGTTATGGCTTTCTCCGAGCAAAGGCTTATTGCCCTATTCTCCCATATTTCTTTTTTCGCTGATAGGGGTTTATCTTATCTGGTCCAAGAGGACGAAATTAGGAAAAGAAGTAATTCTTATTTTTAAACTGTTATCAATCGTGATTTTGTTATTTACGATGATGATGGGGCGGTGGGTGCATTGGTATGGTGGGTGGGGGTTTGGGTATCGTATGGCGGTTGATATAACGCCTTTTTTGATACTATTTTTGGTCCCGATATTGCAAAGCCCTCTTTGGAAAAAATTAAAATATTTTTATTTTCCGCTTCTTTTATGGTCGGTTATTGTGGAGATAGCGGGGCTCACCTTTGATTTTAGGCACTGGCACACGCTTTACGACAATGGGCCTGTGGACACGGGTTGGTTATGGTCAATTAAAAACAGTGAGATGGCGTATTATTTTAGGAGGTTTTTATTAAAATTCAAGTGAAAAAGATTTTTGCAATTAAACACATATTTATATTGCTCTTGTTTCTAGCATTTTCTTTTTTCCTTTTTAAAATTGTTAAAGACAGACCCGAAAGTCCCAACGACATAGGGTTTTTGGGCGGGATTATCTCGTGGGGCAGATATAACACGCCTAATATAGATAAAACTATTCAAATAATTACTAGAGACAAGGCATTTTATGAGGGAAAATTCTATTCTGTAAAGCCCCCGCTTCTTATTTGGGTGATTGGACGGTCATTACATTTAGTTTTTACTGGGGTGAAACCAGTTCTTATTGACAATGACATTCCTTTCCATTTGGCGGGAGTTTATTTAGTATCTACTATTCCAATTTTATTATTGACCTTTTTGATGTTTTTGTTATTTTTAAAAAAGCGCGTTAATCTTTATCTTTCTTTAATTTTGTCTTTTCTACTATTTTTTTCATCGCTGATTTTCCCTTACGCGCAATACCTAAATAATCATATATTAACAGCGCTTTTTAGCGTTGCTTTCTTTTCCTCGTTCTTTTTTTGGCGAAAGAAAGAAATTCTTAAGGACATTGTTTTAGGGGTTTTATTGTCCTTTTTATTGGCGGTGGAACCGCAGTTTTTTGCAATTTTTATGTTATGTTTAAGTCCTTTGCTAATTTTAGATTTTAAGAAAAATTTCAGAAGATATTTGTATTTGTTTTTAGGGTTTTTTTCTCTAACATTTGCGCATTTTCTGTTAAATCATTTATCTTTCGGAGTTTTATATCCTATTCAGCTTAATATGTCGCGGTTTTTTGGTTATGAAGGTTCTCATTTGTATAATGTTACTAACCTCTTGGATATAAATGTCTATCGCGCATCTTTTCCAATTCTTGTGTTTAATAATCTTTTAGGGACGCATGGAATATTTTTATATATGCCTGTCCTTTTATTTTTCTTTCTTTACAAAAACAAAAAAGCGTTGGGGTGGGTTTTTACTTTAGCGCTTTTAATAGTTTCGGTTATTGCTTATTCCATATTTTCGCCAAATTTTGGGGGTTGGTCTTATGGTAACAGGAGGTTAATTCCCTTGATTCCTCTTTTATATTATTACGCGGTTTTGGCGTTTGTTGAAACCAAAAGCAAAGGGCTGAAAATTTTGTTTGTTATACTTGTCGTTATTTCCGTATTTTTTTCCTACCTTGGGTTTAAAAATACTTGGTTTAACAAAAAAGTTCACATAAACCGCGACTTTTCGTATTTTCCTTTGCTGTATAATCTAAACAAAGATTATTTTAAGGTTTTTTCCTATGACCCATAAGTTACTAAAGCTACTTAAGTTACCTAACTTCCAAATAACTGTGCTTATGCTTATAGCTGTGGTTATGTGCGCCTATGCTGTTAATGGGCTTAGTGTAGGAAGAGATGAAGGCGTTCACGCCTTTGCCGCAAAAAATTTGGCTTTTGCTAGTAGATACACCCTAACACTTGTGACAGATAATTATGATTTTGACCGGCGGATTGCGGTGGGACCTACTGTTATTGCTCCTACGGCTTTACTGTTTAAGCTTTTTGGTATTTCGCTTTATACAATAAGAGCTGTCCCAGCGCTGTATTTTTTGCTTTTTATTTTGGCGTTTTACTTTTTAGTCAAACGAGAGTTTGGCAAAACCCCAGCTTTTTTAACCTGCTTGCTTATTTTATCTTCTCAATGGTCCTTTTTCCGGGAATTGGCTTTGTTTAACCCAATTTACAGAACATTAACTGGGGAAGCGGCGGGGTTGTTTTTTTTGACACTTTCCTTATTGTTTTGGAGGAAGAGCTTTCTGTCCGCTTTTATTTTAGGACTGGCTGTTTTAACAAAGTATCAGTTTGCATTGGCTATCCCCGTATTTTTGCTGGTTCAAAAAGGGACTACCCCGAATCGGGGTAGTCCCTTTTTGAGAGCGCTAGTTTGGAGGTTGTTGGTATTAGCTTTGATAACAGCAATGCCCTTGCTTTTTTGGTTTGGTTACCAGTATTTATGTTTGGGACACACCCAGTTTTTTAATGAAATTGTTTCGTATAAAAACTTTTCAAGTCAAACATTTGATTTTTCCTTTTTTAGGATAAAGCAAAATATCGTGGATAAATGGATGGAACTAAACCCTTTAGCCTTAAAAATATATTTTACTTTGCCCGCAATTATATTTGGGTGGTTTTATTCTGTTAAAAAAGGATTGCTAAAAGACCCCTTGAAAATGTTTTTGATTGTTTTCCCAACAATTTGGATGGTTTGGTACATTTTTTCGCGCGGATATATTCGTTACGAAATCCCCGGACTATATTTTTCCTTGATTTTCTTGTCTTTATTTTTCGTAAACTGTTTTAAAGGAGTCTCCTTGAAAAAGGAGACTCCTTTGTTTGTTTTTATCTTTTCTTTGCTTGTTATAGTCCTCGGCTTTGGGTTTTACATAAACTATCGCGAGGCTAAAGTTGTGGAACCCAAAAGTGCTCAAAATATGGCAGAGTATGTTTTGGCGAATGTCCCGCAAGGTAATATACTAACTGGGGAGTTAGATTTTGCGGTTGATTTGTTTTTGTATAACCGCCCGCCATTGTTTCACGCTTTTTCGGGGGCTAGGCAAAAGGCGTCTCTAGATGAGGGTTTTGTTTATCCAGCCTTTAATTATTCTTACATAATTTCAAAAGATAATGACCCCACATTTGAAAATTTATTAAGGACGGATGATTGGCAGTTTATAAAAAAGTTTGGGGATTTAAGTCTTTATGAATTTGTTGATTGTGGATGTGGGTCAAATGTCAACTAAATGATTAAATTTTTGAATGAACATAAATATCTTATCCTAATTCTGCTTTTATCTTTTGGTCTTCGCGTTTTTGGTATCTCTTTTGGTTTTCCATTTTTTCTCCACCCCGACGAAACTAAAATCGTGGAACCCGCGTTAACAATGGCGTTTAATATAAAAACCGCCGATTTTAATCCGCACTTTTTTTATTATCCTCATTTTCTGATGTACTTTCTGGTTATAATTATTCAAATCATAAAAGTTATTCTAATTCCGTTTGGTATTTTTAATTCACTGCCCAAAGAATTTTTCTATTTTACAGCTAGAATGATTTCGGTTTTGTTTGGAACCGCTTCCGTTTTTTTAACTTATGTAATAGCCAAAAAAGTATCTCCCAAGGGTAGGGAGG
The Patescibacteria group bacterium DNA segment above includes these coding regions:
- a CDS encoding glycosyltransferase family 39 protein; amino-acid sequence: MTHKLLKLLKLPNFQITVLMLIAVVMCAYAVNGLSVGRDEGVHAFAAKNLAFASRYTLTLVTDNYDFDRRIAVGPTVIAPTALLFKLFGISLYTIRAVPALYFLLFILAFYFLVKREFGKTPAFLTCLLILSSQWSFFRELALFNPIYRTLTGEAAGLFFLTLSLLFWRKSFLSAFILGLAVLTKYQFALAIPVFLLVQKGTTPNRGSPFLRALVWRLLVLALITAMPLLFWFGYQYLCLGHTQFFNEIVSYKNFSSQTFDFSFFRIKQNIVDKWMELNPLALKIYFTLPAIIFGWFYSVKKGLLKDPLKMFLIVFPTIWMVWYIFSRGYIRYEIPGLYFSLIFLSLFFVNCFKGVSLKKETPLFVFIFSLLVIVLGFGFYINYREAKVVEPKSAQNMAEYVLANVPQGNILTGELDFAVDLFLYNRPPLFHAFSGARQKASLDEGFVYPAFNYSYIISKDNDPTFENLLRTDDWQFIKKFGDLSLYEFVDCGCGSNVN